A window of Pirellula sp. SH-Sr6A contains these coding sequences:
- a CDS encoding adenine phosphoribosyltransferase yields the protein MSRRPDLDLKSFIRDIPDFPKPGILFRDITPLLANPEAFRETIERMADPFRGERIDTLVAAEARGFIFAAPLALELGAAFVPVRKPGKLPYDRHTFSYELEYGSDTLEMHKDAVKPGQRVLVVDDLLATGGTVGACCKLLSHNDVEIAGCLFCIELKALGGRDKLQPYQVISLLSY from the coding sequence ATGAGTCGACGACCAGACCTAGACCTAAAGAGTTTTATCCGCGACATCCCCGATTTTCCGAAACCAGGAATTCTGTTTCGAGATATCACCCCCCTGTTGGCCAACCCAGAGGCGTTTCGCGAAACGATCGAGAGGATGGCGGATCCATTCCGAGGGGAACGTATCGACACGCTCGTCGCAGCGGAGGCTAGGGGTTTTATCTTTGCGGCACCGTTGGCTTTGGAATTGGGCGCTGCGTTTGTTCCGGTGAGGAAGCCTGGAAAACTGCCATACGACAGGCACACGTTCAGCTACGAATTGGAATATGGGAGCGATACCTTGGAAATGCACAAGGACGCCGTCAAGCCAGGGCAGCGTGTTTTGGTTGTGGATGACCTACTCGCAACGGGTGGAACGGTAGGCGCGTGCTGCAAGCTGTTATCTCACAACGACGTCGAGATTGCAGGATGCCTTTTTTGCATTGAACTGAAGGCGTTGGGAGGTCGAGACAAATTGCAACCGTACCAAGTCATTAGCCTGTTGAGTTACTAG
- a CDS encoding GNAT family N-acetyltransferase, which yields MTVISPASFTASAPHGIAIPIPSAIPRGIERPTDGSSTKQCDAVGPLQIDVLSTTAEWEEIRSSWERLHGNRLNRSYPWLRSWWDAYQDEYKLHILRARYQGETIAIMPLVRTKRWLLGETLCLLGNGKACSDDLGILVQPENAAAAAHAFADYLLENSARSGKWDHLDFDGIRKGDPAMEAFYERLQSIRSIEIERRAGLSCWEASIEQGWDPYIKSLSRRVRKMLEQTQGWQETVSTFRVAQTLEEAKEMAQVIADLHQGRWAERGINGCFGTTSFESFLLKAMESLWDDEDSTHRPLVSLVTVHGEPAGGMIGFRYGGTLYIYLTGMNTKYLEYRPGWQTSFCSIREAALHGCRSVDFMRGDEDYKPRLGGLPSAQERWIIGGPRWTSRLRNWGYYQAIEVRNRIRDYRSKRSDANAATTPKANAADGE from the coding sequence ATGACCGTGATCAGTCCCGCAAGCTTTACTGCTTCGGCCCCCCATGGGATCGCCATCCCCATTCCCTCCGCGATTCCGCGTGGTATCGAACGTCCCACCGACGGATCGTCGACCAAGCAATGCGATGCCGTGGGACCATTGCAAATCGATGTGCTGAGCACGACAGCGGAGTGGGAAGAGATTCGATCAAGCTGGGAGCGACTTCATGGCAATCGACTGAACCGAAGTTATCCGTGGTTGCGATCGTGGTGGGATGCTTATCAAGACGAATACAAACTTCATATCCTTCGCGCGCGTTATCAGGGGGAGACGATTGCGATCATGCCTCTGGTTCGAACCAAGAGATGGCTTCTCGGTGAAACGTTGTGTCTATTAGGAAACGGCAAAGCCTGCTCCGATGACTTGGGGATATTGGTCCAACCTGAAAATGCCGCCGCGGCTGCTCATGCGTTCGCAGACTACTTGCTCGAAAACAGCGCGCGGAGCGGGAAGTGGGATCATCTGGACTTCGACGGCATACGAAAAGGGGATCCTGCGATGGAAGCGTTCTACGAGCGACTTCAATCGATCCGTTCTATAGAAATCGAGCGAAGAGCCGGGCTCAGTTGCTGGGAGGCATCCATCGAGCAGGGTTGGGACCCTTACATCAAGTCCCTTTCGCGGCGCGTTCGAAAAATGCTGGAGCAGACGCAGGGTTGGCAGGAGACAGTCAGTACCTTTCGCGTCGCCCAAACCTTGGAAGAGGCCAAAGAGATGGCCCAGGTCATCGCCGATCTTCATCAAGGCCGATGGGCGGAGAGGGGAATCAACGGTTGCTTCGGTACAACGAGTTTTGAGTCCTTTCTACTCAAGGCGATGGAATCGCTTTGGGATGACGAGGATTCAACCCATCGACCGTTGGTAAGCCTGGTAACCGTGCATGGCGAGCCCGCAGGAGGCATGATTGGATTTCGTTATGGGGGGACCCTCTACATCTACCTCACGGGTATGAACACGAAGTACCTCGAATATAGGCCAGGGTGGCAGACCAGTTTCTGTTCCATACGCGAAGCGGCGTTGCACGGGTGTCGCAGTGTCGATTTCATGCGAGGGGATGAGGATTACAAACCGCGGCTGGGGGGATTGCCGAGCGCGCAGGAGAGATGGATTATCGGCGGACCGCGATGGACATCGAGGCTTCGGAATTGGGGCTATTACCAAGCGATTGAAGTGCGAAATCGCATTCGCGATTATCGATCCAAGAGATCGGACGCGAATGCTGCTACGACTCCCAAAGCGAATGCAGCGGATGGGGAGTGA